One region of Culex pipiens pallens isolate TS chromosome 2, TS_CPP_V2, whole genome shotgun sequence genomic DNA includes:
- the LOC120421834 gene encoding uncharacterized protein LOC120421834 produces MLRTVRPNSRLVQVAARRARRRPIQQDQDIPADRRRPVLCDGESLAYDEVSGRFDAARVEAGVRWFEAAGHRAAAVVPRDLWGKVENSYGLENLQNEGKLVVVDCSGGSAEENEQLERELLEKAVGEEAVVISEREFRQVYWNYANVRPVVEGRVVGFCFFKGAIFIPVDPYGRNRPFLSSILSK; encoded by the coding sequence TGCGCACGGTCCGTCCCAACTCCCGACTCGTTCAAGTGGCCGCCCGCAGGGCCCGTCGCCGTCCCATCCAGCAGGACCAGGACATTCCGGCGGACCGGCGCCGGCCGGTGCTGTGCGACGGCGAAAGTCTGGCGTACGACGAGGTCAGCGGGAGGTTCGACGCGGCTCGGGTGGAAGCTGGCGTTCGGTGGTTCGAGGCTGCTGGACACCGGGCTGCGGCGGTTGTTCCGCGGGATTTATGGGGGAAGGTGGAAAATTCTTATGGGTTGGAGAACCTGCAGAACGAGGGGAAACTGGTGGTGGTGGACTGTTCCGGTGGAAGCGCGGAGGAGAACGAGCAGCTGGAGCGGGAGTTGCTGGAGAAGGCGGTGGGTGAGGAAGCGGTGGTCATTTCGGAGCGAGAGTTTCGGCAGGTTTACTGGAACTATGCTAATGTGAGGCCGGTTGTGGAGGGTCGGGTGGTTGGGTTTTGCTTTTTCAAGGGGGCTATTTTTATCCCGGTTGATCCGTACGGGAGGAATCGTCCGTTCTTGAGTTCGATTCTTTCGAAGTAA
- the LOC120421838 gene encoding checkpoint protein HUS1, whose product MKFRAVITDSVHMRELLNVVTIFSRINKNLIINIQPAKVIIQIETEVEASQCLWCEIDAGEQGRSSQGYFSEYVMDGVDKEHNQIYLAVVAAHMVRALSYVRNNAVDYLKFKLVKQDRPCLAVEFSGTSHNDSDIMCPKLQHDIPVTIAPRSEWRNFELPFDTVYDLTMLLPTVKSLRGLLDKKKNISPSVTIYATLAGELSLVVETDIVTVASHYRGLKCSRARPPDEEDSEAEPLTEAACKVDAKKLATLFESVNFCDMKMIANIKNDHLFNVKFEIKNNVFINFILPAVDFE is encoded by the coding sequence ATGAAGTTCCGCGCCGTCATCACGGACAGTGTCCACATGCGGGAGCTGCTGAACGTCGTGACGATCTTTTCCCGCATCAACAAAAACCTTATCATCAACATCCAACCGGCGAAGGTCATAATCCAGATCGAAACGGAAGTCGAGGCGAGCCAGTGCCTGTGGTGCGAGATAGACGCTGGCGAGCAAGGCCGGAGTAGCCAGGGTTACTTCTCCGAGTACGTGATGGACGGCGTGGACAAGGAACACAACCAGATTTATTTGGCCGTGGTCGCGGCGCACATGGTACGGGCCCTTTCGTACGTCCGGAACAACGCGGTGGATTATCTAAAGTTCAAGCTAGTCAAGCAGGATCGGCCCTGTTTGGCGGTGGAGTTTAGCGGAACGTCGCACAACGACAGCGACATTATGTGTCCAAAGTTGCAGCACGACATTCCGGTTACGATCGCCCCGCGGAGCGAGTGGCGGAACTTTGAGCTGCCGTTTGACACGGTGTACGATCTGACGATGCTGCTGCCGACGGTTAAATCGCTGCGGGGATTGCTggacaagaagaagaatatTTCTCCGTCGGTTACGATCTACGCCACGCTTGCGGGGGAACTTTCGCTGGTGGTTGAGACGGACATTGTGACGGTGGCTAGTCACTATCGGGGGTTAAAGTGCAGCCGGGCGCGGCCACCGGACGAGGAGGATAGCGAGGCGGAACCGCTGACGGAGGCGGCCTGCAAGGTGGACGCCAAGAAACTGGCCACGTTGTTTGAGAGTGTCAACTTTTGCGACATGAAGATGATTGCGAACATTAAGAACGATCATTTGTTTAACGTTAAGTTTGAGATTAAGAACAACGTATTTATTAATTTCATTTTGCCGGCGGTTGATTTTGAATGA
- the LOC120421836 gene encoding nucleolar transcription factor 1-like isoform X1, translated as MRQRSMSVYQPRDDNRLSKKFEGVVSDVEGQSDSEEEEEDITEAKDEGTVEAWTKADYDLLVEKLRGVLPKKDTKKAKSTLQHINWEEIQIRQHSTEEVRRVALSLVAKVRTYRTLGEMLNDVPEVVDKVLSADKPKAPLTAYSVFMREYIPQCSNVKDAFRTGSKAFQELSAKKKKKYEDAATQLKAEYQEKLAKYYEDHPDMVPVPKAKKTSRSVGRPKGAGSTSKAQLKRGRNRTPFNLFYESRLEEVPAITLQQCRQEWEELAVKDKLPFIRKSFESAEDTKLLNKKEQELFAISCGKPAFIGRTAYDYFQRQNRSKYDDLAPKERKQKLDNEYKQMSERQKLDLKVAFLAAKDNYVLAYQNYIKELPEAKQKVEIEYLKSISSGSAGKKDKTLPTKKTKEDDHYPGSTDEDPPVAESTTIKKKQNPSKKKPAVVPPPVEESEDEDDEPVTRPPMPSPTKRSRMEPPPRGSPSKTAVASTPVVPEPKAKTKAKKQLEQRFEASSGNDSSASQRNGRKRHKEAEAQVEEEEQQQEVAVAESGKKSKKKAKKEEDKPKVPMPEPERPPTVLEEFYRQRVYKGKVGKHKESFASLSAAKKRDIKEQMALAQKAYIEEFELFLKSMPKDQIRVYIQKVNKMKAAAAAREAEEEEEEGSTETGSSGSSDEEDDDE; from the exons ATGCGCCAACGGTCCATGTCCGTGTACCAGCCGCGGGACGACAACCGGCTGTCCAAGAAGTTTGAGGGTG ttgTTTCCGATGTCGAGGGTCAGTCCGATTCCGAGGAGGAAGAGGAAGATATTACGGAGGCCAAGGATGAGGGCACCGTCGAGGCATGGACCAAGGCGGACTATGACCTGCTGGTCGAGAAGCTCCGGGGCGTCCTTCCCAAGAAGGACACCAAAAAGGCCAAGTCTACGCTGCAGCACATAAACTGGGAGGAAATTCAGATCCGGCAGCACAGCACGGAGGAGGTGCGCCGCGTGGCGCTCTCGCTGGTGGCCAAGGTGCGCACGTACCGGACGCTCGGCGAAATGCTGAACGACGTGCCGGAGGTGGTGGACAAGGTCCTCAGCGCGGACAAGCCAAAGGCACCGCTCACTGCGTATTCCGTGTTTATGCGGGAGTACATTCCGCAGTGCAGCAACGTCAAGGACGCGTTCCGGACAGGCTCGAAGGCGTTCCAGGAACTGTCGgccaaaaagaagaagaagtacGAAGATGCTGCGACGCAGCTAAAGGCGGAGTATCAAGAAAAGCTGGCCAAGTACTA CGAGGACCACCCGGACATGGTCCCGGTGCCAAAGGCCAAGAAAACCAGCCGCAGTGTCGGGCGTCCTAAAGGCGCTGGAAGTACCAGCAAAGCCCAGCTCAAACGGGGCCGCAATCGAACGCCGTTCAACCTGTTTTACGAGTCCCGCCTGGAGGAGGTTCCGGCCATCACGTTGCAGCAGTGCCGCCAGGAGTGGGAAGAACTGGCCGTCAAAGACAAGCTGCCCTTCATCCGGAAGTCGTTCGAATCGGCCGAGGACACGAAACTGCTCAACAAAAAGGAGCAGGAGCTGTTTGCCATTTCCTGCGGAAAGCCAGCATTCATCGGGCGGACCGCGTACGATTACTTCCAGCGCCAGAACCGGTCCAAGTACGACGACCTGGCCCCGAAGGAGCGCAAACAAAAGCTGGACAACGAGTACAAGCAGATGTCGGAGCGGCAAAAGCTGGACCTCAAGGTGGCGTTCCTGGCGGCCAAAGACAACTACGTCCTCGCGTACCAAAATTACATCAAAGAACTCCCGGAAGCTAAGCAAAAGGTCGAAATCGAGTACCTGAAGAGCATCTCCAGCGGCAGCGCTGGCAAGAAGGACAAAACCCTACCAACCAAGAAGACCAAGGAAGACGACCACTACCCCGGATCTACGGACGAAGACCCACCGGTAGCAGAgtctacaaccataaaaaagaaacaaaacccCTCCAAGAAGAAGCCCGCCGTCGTCCCTCCCCCGGTCGAGGAAAGCGAAGACGAAGACGACGAACCCGTCACGCGACCCCCGATGCCATCGCCCACCAAAAGGTCCCGCATGGAACCCCCGCCACGAGGCTCCCCCTCAAAGACCGCCGTCGCCTCAACCCCGGTCGTCCCCGAGCCGAAAGCAAAAACCAAAGCAAAGAAGCAGCTGGAGCAGCGCTTCGAGGCGTCTTCCGGCAATGATTCGAGTGCGAGCCAGAGGAACGGACGGAAGCGCCACAAGGAGGCCGAGGCGCAGGTCGAGGAAGAGGAGCAACAGCAGGAGGTAGCGGTGGCCGAGAGCGGCAAAAAGTCAAAGAAGAAGGCCAAAAAGGAGGAGGACAAGCCGAAGGTGCCGATGCCGGAGCCGGAGCGACCGCCGAC CGTGCTCGAGGAGTTCTACCGGCAGCGGGTGTACAAGGGAAAGGTGGGCAAGCACAAGGAGTCGTTTGCGAGCCTGTCGGCGGCCAAGAAGCGCGACATCAAGGAACAGATGGCGCTCGCCCAGAAGGCCTACATCGAGGAGTTTGAGCTGTTCCTCAAGTCGATGCCCAAGGACCAGATCCGGGTGTACATCCAGAAGGTGAACAAGATgaaggcggcggcggcggcacggGAAGCggaagaggaggaggaagagggCAGTACGGAAACGGGCAGTAGTGGTTCGTCCGAcgaggaggacgacgacgagTGA
- the LOC120421836 gene encoding nucleolar transcription factor 1-like isoform X2, whose product MRQRSMSVYQPRDDNRLSKKFEGVVSDVEGQSDSEEEEEDITEAKDEGTVEAWTKADYDLLVEKLRGVLPKKDTKKAKSTLQHINWEEIQIRQHSTEEVRRVALSLVAKVRTYRTLGEMLNDVPEVVDKVLSADKPKAPLTAYSVFMREYIPQCSNVKDAFRTGSKAFQELSAKKKKKYEDAATQLKAEYQEKLAKYYEDHPDMVPVPKAKKTSRSVGRPKGAGSTSKAQLKRGRNRTPFNLFYESRLEEVPAITLQQCRQEWEELAVKDKLPFIRKSFESAEDTKLLNKKEQELFAISCGKPAFIGRTAYDYFQRQNRSKYDDLAPKERKQKLDNEYKQMSERQKLDLKVAFLAAKDNYVLAYQNYIKELPEAKQKVEIEYLKSISSGSAGKKDKTLPTKKTKEDDHYPGSTDEDPPVAESTTIKKKQNPSKKKPAVVPPPVEESEDEDDEPVTRPPMPSPTKRSRMEPPPRGSPSKTAVASTPVVPEPKAKTKAKKQLEQRFEASSGNDSSASQRNGRKRHKEAEAQVEEEEQQQEVAVAESGKKSKKKAKKEEDKPKVPMPEPERPPTTSPPWTVPKVPKKKKKTLFSKQIFEERFST is encoded by the exons ATGCGCCAACGGTCCATGTCCGTGTACCAGCCGCGGGACGACAACCGGCTGTCCAAGAAGTTTGAGGGTG ttgTTTCCGATGTCGAGGGTCAGTCCGATTCCGAGGAGGAAGAGGAAGATATTACGGAGGCCAAGGATGAGGGCACCGTCGAGGCATGGACCAAGGCGGACTATGACCTGCTGGTCGAGAAGCTCCGGGGCGTCCTTCCCAAGAAGGACACCAAAAAGGCCAAGTCTACGCTGCAGCACATAAACTGGGAGGAAATTCAGATCCGGCAGCACAGCACGGAGGAGGTGCGCCGCGTGGCGCTCTCGCTGGTGGCCAAGGTGCGCACGTACCGGACGCTCGGCGAAATGCTGAACGACGTGCCGGAGGTGGTGGACAAGGTCCTCAGCGCGGACAAGCCAAAGGCACCGCTCACTGCGTATTCCGTGTTTATGCGGGAGTACATTCCGCAGTGCAGCAACGTCAAGGACGCGTTCCGGACAGGCTCGAAGGCGTTCCAGGAACTGTCGgccaaaaagaagaagaagtacGAAGATGCTGCGACGCAGCTAAAGGCGGAGTATCAAGAAAAGCTGGCCAAGTACTA CGAGGACCACCCGGACATGGTCCCGGTGCCAAAGGCCAAGAAAACCAGCCGCAGTGTCGGGCGTCCTAAAGGCGCTGGAAGTACCAGCAAAGCCCAGCTCAAACGGGGCCGCAATCGAACGCCGTTCAACCTGTTTTACGAGTCCCGCCTGGAGGAGGTTCCGGCCATCACGTTGCAGCAGTGCCGCCAGGAGTGGGAAGAACTGGCCGTCAAAGACAAGCTGCCCTTCATCCGGAAGTCGTTCGAATCGGCCGAGGACACGAAACTGCTCAACAAAAAGGAGCAGGAGCTGTTTGCCATTTCCTGCGGAAAGCCAGCATTCATCGGGCGGACCGCGTACGATTACTTCCAGCGCCAGAACCGGTCCAAGTACGACGACCTGGCCCCGAAGGAGCGCAAACAAAAGCTGGACAACGAGTACAAGCAGATGTCGGAGCGGCAAAAGCTGGACCTCAAGGTGGCGTTCCTGGCGGCCAAAGACAACTACGTCCTCGCGTACCAAAATTACATCAAAGAACTCCCGGAAGCTAAGCAAAAGGTCGAAATCGAGTACCTGAAGAGCATCTCCAGCGGCAGCGCTGGCAAGAAGGACAAAACCCTACCAACCAAGAAGACCAAGGAAGACGACCACTACCCCGGATCTACGGACGAAGACCCACCGGTAGCAGAgtctacaaccataaaaaagaaacaaaacccCTCCAAGAAGAAGCCCGCCGTCGTCCCTCCCCCGGTCGAGGAAAGCGAAGACGAAGACGACGAACCCGTCACGCGACCCCCGATGCCATCGCCCACCAAAAGGTCCCGCATGGAACCCCCGCCACGAGGCTCCCCCTCAAAGACCGCCGTCGCCTCAACCCCGGTCGTCCCCGAGCCGAAAGCAAAAACCAAAGCAAAGAAGCAGCTGGAGCAGCGCTTCGAGGCGTCTTCCGGCAATGATTCGAGTGCGAGCCAGAGGAACGGACGGAAGCGCCACAAGGAGGCCGAGGCGCAGGTCGAGGAAGAGGAGCAACAGCAGGAGGTAGCGGTGGCCGAGAGCGGCAAAAAGTCAAAGAAGAAGGCCAAAAAGGAGGAGGACAAGCCGAAGGTGCCGATGCCGGAGCCGGAGCGACCGCCGAC GACGTCTCCACCGTGGACGGTGCCCAAAGTcccaaagaagaagaagaagacgctCTTTTCCAAGCAAATTTTCGAGGAACGTTTCTCAACGTGA